A single Rhodothermales bacterium DNA region contains:
- the folD gene encoding bifunctional methylenetetrahydrofolate dehydrogenase/methenyltetrahydrofolate cyclohydrolase FolD, with protein sequence MEATTAALIDGKAIAAEVRQEVKEAVDAWTAKGHRPPVLKVVLIGDDPASASYVRGKNRACADAGIESETLTYDADLPEADLLQLIADLNADDSVDGILVQLPLPDHIDEQKVLRAISPAKDVDCFHPENVGNLVTGEPGLRPATPAGIMEMLKRSGIETRGANAVVIGRSNIVGKPMANLLVQRGVDATVTVCHSRTRDLAEVCRSADILVAAIGRANFVSADMIKPGAAVIDVGINRVDDATRKRGYRLVGDVDFEAARDVAGHITPVPGGVGPMTIAMLLKNTLFAATGSWS encoded by the coding sequence ATGGAAGCAACAACCGCCGCCCTCATCGACGGAAAAGCAATCGCCGCCGAAGTGCGGCAGGAAGTGAAGGAGGCGGTAGACGCCTGGACGGCGAAGGGCCATCGGCCGCCCGTGCTCAAAGTTGTCCTGATCGGTGACGATCCGGCAAGCGCCTCCTACGTACGCGGGAAGAACCGCGCCTGCGCAGATGCCGGCATCGAGAGCGAGACCCTGACGTACGATGCTGATCTGCCGGAAGCAGATTTGCTGCAATTGATCGCCGACCTGAACGCCGATGACAGTGTGGACGGCATCCTGGTCCAGCTTCCGCTGCCGGACCACATCGACGAACAGAAGGTGCTCCGGGCGATCTCGCCGGCCAAGGATGTGGACTGCTTTCACCCCGAGAACGTTGGTAACCTGGTGACCGGAGAGCCCGGCCTTCGCCCGGCTACACCCGCCGGCATCATGGAAATGCTCAAACGCTCCGGCATTGAGACCCGGGGTGCGAATGCGGTCGTCATCGGACGCTCCAACATAGTCGGCAAACCCATGGCCAATCTGCTGGTGCAGCGCGGCGTGGACGCCACAGTCACCGTGTGTCATTCGCGCACCCGGGATCTCGCCGAGGTGTGCCGGAGCGCCGACATTCTGGTCGCCGCCATCGGTCGTGCCAACTTCGTTAGTGCCGACATGATCAAACCGGGAGCAGCGGTCATCGACGTGGGCATCAACCGCGTGGATGATGCCACTCGCAAGCGGGGGTACCGACTGGTGGGCGACGTGGATTTTGAAGCCGCACGCGACGTGGCCGGACACATCACACCGGTTCCGGGCGGGGTCGGCCCCATGACCATCGCCATGCTGCTCAAAAACACACTGTTTGCAGCCACCGGCTCCTGGTCGTGA
- a CDS encoding lipopolysaccharide biosynthesis protein, which produces MSASTHSRLIGPVGTLVSGSGVAFLVAYLAKPILLRLYPASDFGIVEFVVALVGVLIPVASLRYEDAVVLPEDDEQAAAVWRLSLGLTLLTTGLSAVGVWLFAPLAPEAVRPWLWTVPGLLLLLRAAKLAELWLTRHKRFALLSGGGVAQSITTTASRIGLGVVGAGPAGLLGGFALGHGLSALVWLRETRKRWPADRAPSAVRAAAHRYRRFAQFASPAALINALATRLPFLLLIGAFGAEVLGWFSQAFAVLYVPLALVGTAVAQVFFVTAAEAFRAGSLRRETAEAHRLLVWAGLVPLAGVCGAAPDVFSFVFGEEWREAGAYAARLAPWIFMTAVASPLTRVFDVTERQSVDLWVNAFNLAVVSTGIWLAVSQEDPLAGMTWLGITGFLARAAQAAVALHVAEVPGRSALLHYVVPLLAGTATFAAVHVAGTLLSPAGTTGVFAGCLVLWALVLAEVVRRQVAQSSQA; this is translated from the coding sequence ATGAGCGCATCTACACACTCGAGACTGATTGGGCCGGTCGGCACCCTCGTCAGCGGGTCGGGGGTGGCGTTCCTGGTTGCTTACCTCGCAAAACCGATCCTGCTTCGCCTGTACCCGGCCTCTGATTTCGGGATTGTCGAGTTCGTGGTAGCCCTGGTGGGCGTGCTCATTCCCGTGGCTTCACTTCGCTACGAAGACGCCGTTGTGCTGCCGGAAGACGACGAGCAGGCTGCGGCGGTCTGGCGGCTGTCTCTGGGGCTCACGCTTCTCACGACCGGCCTCTCCGCCGTAGGCGTCTGGCTGTTCGCACCCCTGGCCCCCGAAGCTGTGCGCCCGTGGCTGTGGACCGTGCCGGGTCTGCTGCTCCTGTTGCGCGCCGCTAAACTGGCCGAGCTGTGGCTCACCCGTCACAAGCGATTCGCTCTGCTCTCCGGCGGCGGCGTGGCACAGAGCATCACCACCACGGCATCCCGGATAGGGTTGGGCGTAGTTGGCGCAGGACCGGCCGGACTCTTGGGCGGCTTCGCCCTCGGACACGGCCTTAGCGCCCTCGTCTGGCTCCGCGAGACCCGCAAGCGGTGGCCCGCCGACCGCGCGCCAAGTGCCGTCCGGGCCGCTGCGCATCGGTATCGTCGTTTCGCACAGTTCGCCTCACCCGCGGCGCTCATCAATGCCCTGGCCACCCGCCTGCCGTTCCTGCTGTTGATCGGAGCGTTCGGTGCCGAGGTCCTTGGTTGGTTCAGTCAGGCGTTCGCGGTCCTGTACGTCCCGCTGGCCCTGGTCGGAACGGCCGTGGCGCAGGTGTTCTTCGTGACCGCGGCCGAGGCGTTCCGGGCGGGCAGCCTGCGCCGGGAAACCGCGGAAGCCCATCGCTTGCTGGTCTGGGCGGGGCTTGTGCCCCTGGCCGGCGTGTGCGGCGCCGCGCCGGACGTGTTTTCGTTCGTGTTCGGGGAAGAGTGGCGTGAGGCAGGAGCCTATGCAGCCCGATTGGCTCCCTGGATCTTCATGACTGCCGTGGCCTCACCTCTTACGCGGGTATTCGATGTCACTGAGCGGCAATCCGTCGACCTCTGGGTAAACGCGTTCAATCTGGCTGTCGTATCCACGGGGATCTGGCTCGCGGTGTCCCAGGAAGACCCCCTTGCTGGAATGACCTGGCTGGGAATCACCGGGTTCCTGGCAAGAGCGGCGCAGGCTGCAGTCGCGCTGCATGTTGCCGAAGTGCCAGGGCGCAGCGCCCTCTTGCATTATGTGGTGCCGTTGCTTGCCGGCACCGCCACCTTTGCGGCCGTGCATGTGGCGGGCACGCTGCTCTCGCCTGCGGGCACCACAGGCGTGTTTGCCGGCTGCCTCGTGCTCTGGGCCCTGGTCCTGGCGGAGGTCGTGCGCAGACAGGTTGCCCAAAGCAGCCAGGCATAA
- a CDS encoding mechanosensitive ion channel family protein, with translation MRPQDALQAAADSASVAADSIAQDVAGPDSTDIIGNIGREVGETGRLLASGDVGSAVDRIQTALRGMLEDFLPLLIGATFVFLVFYVVYRVLYGVLEASLRRSTRTDEGLKNLTLRSFRIGAWIFIGIMVLAQFGVDVTALLAGLSIAGIAVGFAARDTLENFISGVTIMLDRPFRVGDWIDLEGTYGCVQEVTLRSTRLRTLNDQVMVMPNISMISNKLINHSLLPSLRVEIGFGIAYKEFPAEAREVVMALFEDDERLDETRAPTVVVTGMGDSSVDMVARFHITDPALEVPLRLEYAEKIREALREADIEIPFPHLQLFIDGADGLKGLRLTQTPHDSKD, from the coding sequence ATGCGCCCGCAGGATGCGCTTCAAGCCGCCGCGGACTCTGCCTCAGTGGCCGCTGATTCGATTGCGCAGGACGTAGCAGGTCCTGACAGCACCGATATCATCGGCAATATCGGCCGGGAGGTCGGAGAGACGGGAAGACTGCTGGCTTCGGGCGATGTGGGCAGCGCCGTGGATCGCATTCAGACGGCGCTCCGGGGCATGCTGGAAGACTTTCTGCCGCTGCTTATCGGCGCCACGTTTGTCTTCCTGGTCTTCTATGTGGTGTACCGGGTGCTCTACGGTGTGCTCGAGGCCTCCCTGCGGCGCAGTACCCGCACGGATGAGGGGCTGAAGAACCTGACGCTGCGCTCCTTTCGCATCGGTGCCTGGATCTTCATAGGCATTATGGTGCTGGCGCAGTTCGGCGTGGATGTGACCGCACTCCTGGCCGGTCTGTCCATCGCGGGTATCGCAGTGGGCTTTGCAGCGCGAGACACCCTGGAGAACTTCATTTCGGGGGTGACCATCATGCTTGATCGACCGTTCCGCGTGGGCGACTGGATTGATCTGGAAGGCACGTACGGATGTGTGCAGGAAGTCACGCTCAGATCCACCCGACTGCGCACGCTGAATGATCAGGTCATGGTCATGCCGAACATCAGCATGATCAGCAACAAGCTGATCAACCACTCGCTGCTGCCTTCCCTGCGCGTAGAGATCGGGTTCGGCATCGCATACAAGGAGTTCCCTGCCGAAGCGCGCGAGGTGGTGATGGCCCTGTTCGAGGATGACGAACGCCTGGACGAGACGCGCGCCCCTACCGTGGTAGTAACCGGCATGGGAGATTCCAGCGTGGACATGGTTGCCCGCTTTCACATCACCGACCCTGCCCTGGAAGTGCCGCTGCGCCTGGAGTACGCGGAGAAGATCCGCGAGGCCCTGCGCGAGGCCGATATTGAGAT
- the asd gene encoding aspartate-semialdehyde dehydrogenase, which produces MQKLRAGILGATGAVGQQFVRLLADHPWFDISVLAASERSAGKRYFEAVNWIGSDPIPDSVREMEVVSCEPGIGCDFVFSGLDAKVAGGIESDFAAAGYAVISNARNHRMRQDVPLLIPEVNPEHTALIDAQNTSGYIVTNPNCSTVGLVCALKPIVDAFGVDRVQVSTMQALSGAGYPGVSSLDILGNVVPFIGGEEDKLETEPLKLLGALENGAVTPYRATLSAQCNRVPVLDGHMETVSLSLKRTASPEAVVGALRGFKNPLAGLGLPTAPDPFVAVFDDPRFPQPRRHSNLGRGMTVSVGRVRSCNVLDIRMVVLSHNTVRGAAGGAILNAELLVHQGRLSSRTAAAPATEKAS; this is translated from the coding sequence ATGCAGAAACTCCGAGCCGGAATTCTCGGCGCAACAGGCGCGGTCGGGCAGCAGTTTGTGCGCCTTCTTGCCGACCACCCCTGGTTTGACATCAGCGTGCTGGCCGCCTCGGAGCGTTCGGCTGGAAAACGCTATTTCGAGGCGGTCAACTGGATTGGCTCAGATCCCATTCCGGATTCCGTTCGTGAAATGGAGGTGGTCTCCTGCGAGCCTGGCATCGGCTGTGATTTTGTGTTCTCGGGACTGGACGCAAAGGTCGCGGGTGGCATTGAGAGCGACTTCGCAGCGGCCGGCTACGCCGTCATCTCCAACGCCCGCAACCACCGGATGCGGCAGGATGTGCCGTTGCTCATCCCGGAGGTGAATCCGGAGCACACCGCGCTCATCGACGCGCAGAACACGTCCGGATACATTGTCACCAACCCCAACTGCTCCACCGTGGGACTGGTGTGCGCACTCAAGCCGATAGTGGATGCATTTGGTGTTGACCGGGTTCAGGTCAGCACCATGCAGGCACTCTCCGGGGCGGGCTATCCCGGCGTGTCGTCCCTGGACATTCTCGGGAACGTCGTCCCATTCATCGGAGGCGAGGAGGACAAGCTCGAAACAGAGCCGCTCAAACTGCTCGGCGCCCTGGAGAACGGTGCGGTCACGCCCTATCGGGCTACGCTCAGTGCACAGTGCAACAGGGTGCCGGTCCTGGACGGTCACATGGAGACGGTCTCGCTCTCGCTGAAGCGCACGGCATCTCCTGAAGCGGTGGTGGGGGCGCTGAGGGGATTCAAGAACCCGTTGGCCGGCCTCGGGCTTCCGACGGCGCCCGACCCGTTTGTGGCCGTGTTTGACGACCCAAGATTCCCGCAACCTCGCAGACACAGCAATCTGGGGCGCGGAATGACGGTATCTGTCGGCCGTGTGCGGTCTTGTAATGTGCTGGACATCCGCATGGTCGTGCTCTCTCACAACACGGTGAGGGGGGCAGCCGGCGGAGCGATTCTGAACGCCGAGTTGCTCGTGCACCAGGGGCGCCTGAGCTCGCGCACCGCCGCGGCCCCGGCCACTGAGAAGGCTTCTTGA